One Aphidius gifuensis isolate YNYX2018 linkage group LG3, ASM1490517v1, whole genome shotgun sequence DNA window includes the following coding sequences:
- the LOC122852306 gene encoding chromodomain-helicase-DNA-binding protein Mi-2 homolog isoform X2, with translation MASDDEVDENYGGEEDVDETAATVANVNPPLDGSSDAEDPQRLKEDDDYEPEERKKKKGKKRKARSEDKKGKKKKKKKKSDSGDESDYGGGGVGGTGEVADGAGEDSDYGSNRKSRKSSSRKSSSHNTSTTQSQEPATGMPTIEEVCSTFDLTDVQIDYSDADFQNLTTYKLFQQHVRPLLAKENPKVPMSKLMMLVAAKWRDFSELNPHTQGDADVSTANVDEESRGVRSNRGAPVQEADEDDDDDEDSDRKRKSRGSRAKKGKKASKVPTLKIKLGKRKRGSSDEEAEGSTAGTDRDSDMEFEQMLADAEDPVEDATKVEDNAPEVPAEPPIRRKAKTKIGNKTKKKKTKKTASKFPDGETDHQDYCEVCQQGGEIILCDTCPRAYHLVCLEPELEETPEGKWSCPHCEGEGITGAADDDDEHMEFCRVCKDGGELLCCDSCTSAYHTHCLNPPLTEIPEGSWKCPRCSCPPIMAKVSKILTWRWKEITDESSDEPSTSKTPPKTRKIREFFVKWADMSYWHCDWITELQLDVFHPLMFRNYSRKYDMDEPPKLEEPLDESDSRVKRLRDHDGGHNRDEYNLEERFYRYGVRPEWLVVHRVINHRLQRDGRATYLVKWRELGYDLATWEDEHEDIPGLKQAIDYYSDLRAANSLEGTTSRKGKKGKGKKSKTRELIDDEERVPKRYTPPPDKPTTDLKKKYERQPDYLEITGMQLHPYQLEGLNWLRYSWGQGIDTILADEMGLGKTIQTITFLYSLYKEGHCKGPFLVSVPLSTIINWEREFETWAPDFYCVTYVGDKDSRIVIRENEMSFEEGAVRGGRASKIRSSQIKFNVLLTSYELVSIDSACLGSIDWAVLVVDEAHRLKSNQSKFFRLLASYNIAYKLLLTGTPLQNNLEELFHLLNFLCRDKFNDLSTFQNEFADISKEEQVKKLHEMLGPHMLRRLKADVLKNMPSKSEFIVRVELSPMQKKYYKYILTRNFEALNPKGGGQQVSLLNIMMDLKKCCNHPYLFPAASQEAPTGPNGNYETTALIKAAGKLVLLSTMLTKLRLDGHRVLIFSQMTKMLDILEDYLEGEGYKYERIDGNITGTQRQEAIDRFNAPGAQQFVFLLSTRAGGLGINLATADTVIIYDSDWNPHNDIQAFSRAHRIGQANKVMIYRFVTRNSVEERVTQVAKRKMMLTHLVVRPGMGGKGSNFSKQELDDILRFGTEELFKEEEGKEDEAIHYDEKAVAELLDRSKEGIEQKENWANEYLSSFKVASYVTKEGEIEEEADTEIIKQEAENTDPAYWIKLLRHHYEQQQEDIARTLGKGKRVRKQINYSDGGVTGDQGARDDQPWQENLSDYNSDFSAPSDDDKEDDDFDEKGDGDLLSRRSRRRLERRDEKDRPLPPLLARVNGNMEVLGFNARQRKAFLNAIMRYGMPPQDAFNSQWLVRDLRGKSEKNFKAYVSLFMRHLCEPGADNAETFADGVPREGLSRQHVLTRIGVMSLIRKKVQEFEHINGYYSMPEMIRKPVEPVKNDGTATIAAVAAGTTITTVTGDAASTATATTTTASGAANSNATTTVTNAVSPTTVATTTTTVVATDGTTTTTTTAATETAGETTTTTATAETTTTSSTTTSPTTVTSPSETTNTTETESKSISSESTDDKEIKEDDKEKEKEKLDIKEIKDESKDTKEISEIVNDKQKDNEEEKITENENSDKDKEPVDLKTEKPITTPAETTITLIKNDEKSDNETKPKVENDEEVVIVKDDEEDAENKDTKDTKDKDSKDNEVDIKPKRKFMFNIADGGFTELHTLWLNEEKAAVPGREYEIWHRRHDYWLLAGIVTHGYGRWQDIQNDIRFAIINEPFKMDVGKGNFLEIKNKFLARRFKLLEQALVIEEQLRRAAYLNLTQDPNHPAMSLNARFAEVECLAESHQHLSKESLAGNKPANAVLHKVLNQLEELLSDMKSDVSRLPATLARIPPVAQRLQMSERSILSRLAATAPGGATTPTGQAALLAQQFPAGFSGGQLPASFAGAANFSNFRPQFSVPGQPPQGFTGSK, from the exons atgGCATCTGACGATGaagttgatgaaaattatgGTG gAGAAGAGGATGTTGATGAAACAGCTGCAACAGTAGCAAATGTAAATCCACCATTAGATGGTTCATCTGATGCTGAAGATCCACAAAGACTT aaggaagatgatgattatgaGCCAGAAgaacgaaaaaagaaaaaaggcaAAAAAAGGAAAGCTAGAAGTGAggataaaaaaggaaaaaaaaagaagaaaaagaaaaaatctgaTTCTGGTGATGAAAGTGATTATGGTGGAGGAGGTGTTGGTGGTACTGGTGAAGTTGCTGATGGTGCTGGTGAAGATAGTGATTATGGTAGTAATCGTAAAAGTAGAAAATCATCATCACGTAAATCATCAAGTCataatacatcaacaacacaAAGTCAAGAACCAGCAACTGGAATGCCAACAATTGAAGAAGTTTGTAGTACATTTGATTTAACTGATGTACAAATTGATTATAGTGATGctgattttcaaaatttaacaacatataaattatttcaacaacatGTTAGACCTTTATTGGCTAAAGAAAATCCAAAAGTACCAATGTCTAAATTAATGATGTTAGTTGCTGCTAAATGGCGTgatttttctgaattaaatCCACATACACAAGGTGATGCTGATGTATCAACAGCAAATGTTGATGAAGAAAGTAGAGGTGTTAGATCAAATCGTGGTGCACCAGTACAAGAAgctgatgaagatgatgatgatgatgaagatagtGATCGTAAACGTAAATCACGTGGTTCACGTgctaaaaaaggaaaaaaagcaTCAAAAGTACCAacacttaaaattaaattaggcAAAAGAAAACGTGGAAGTTCTGATGAAGAAGCTGAAGGTAGTACTGCTGGTACTGATCGTGATTCTGATATGGAATTTGAACAAATGTTAGCTGATGCTGAGGATCCAGTTGAAGATGCAACTAAAGTTGAAGATAATGCACCAGAAGTACCAGCTGAACCACCAATACGTAGAAAGGCCAAAACAAAGATTggtaataaaactaaaaagaaaaaaacaaaaaaaacagcatCTAAATTTCCAGATGGCGAg ACTGATCATCAAGATTATTGTGAAGTTTGTCAACAAGGTGGTGAAATAATACTTTGTGATACATGCCCAAGAGCATATCATTTAGTTTGTCTTGAGCCAGAATTAGAAGAAACACCTGAAGGAAAATGGAGCTGTCCACACTGCGAAGGCGAAGGTATAACAG gtgctgctgatgatgatgatgaacacATGGAATTTTGTCGAGTGTGTAAGGACGGTGGTGAATTACTATGTTGTGATAGTTGTACAAGTGCATATCACACTCATTGTTTAAATCCTCCATTAACAGAAATACCAGAAGGTTCATGGAAATGTCCAAGATGTTCATGTCCACCAATAATGGCTaaagtatcaaaaatattaacatggAGATGGAAAGAAATAACAGATGAATCATCTGATGAACCATCAACAAGTAAAACACCACCAAAAACACGTAAAATAcgtgaattttttgttaaatggGCTGATATGTCATATTGGCATTGTGATTGGATAACTGAATTACAACTTGATGTATTTCATCCACTTATGTTTAGaaattattcaagaaaatatgATATGGATGAACCACCAAAACTTGAAGAACCACTTGATGAAAGTGATAGTCGTGTTAAACGTTTAAGAGATCATGATGGTGGTCATAATCGTGATGAATATAATCTTGAAGAAAGATTTTATCGTTATGGTGTACGTCCAGAATGGTTAGTTGTACATCGTGTTATTAATCATCGTCTTCAACGTGATGGTAGAGCAACATATTTAGTTAAATGGCGTGAATTAGGATATGATTTAGCAACATGGGAAGATGAACATGAAGATATACCTGGTTTAAAACAAgctattgattattattctgATTTACGTGCAGCAAATTCACTTGAAGGTACAACATCAAGAAAAGGTAAAAAAGGTAAAggtaaaaaatctaaaacacgtgaacttattgatgatgaagaaagaGTACCAAAAAGATATACACCACCACCAGATAAACCAAcaactgatttaaaaaaaaaatatgaaagacAACCagattatttagaaataactGGTATGCAACTTCATCCATATCAATTAGAGGGTCTTAATTGGTTACGTTATTCATGGGGTCAAGGGATTGATACAATTCTTGCTGATGAAATGGGTCTTGGTAAAACAATTCaaacaataacatttttatattcattatataaAGAGGGACATTGTAAAGGACCATTTTTAGTATCAGTaccattatcaacaattattaattgggAACGTGAATTTGAAACATGGGCACCTGATTTTTATTGTGTAACATATGTTGGTGATAAAGATTCACGTATTGTTATACGTGAAAATGAAATGTCATTTGAAGAAGGTGCTGTACGTGGTGGACGTGCATCAAAAATACGTTCatcacaaattaaatttaatgtattattaacaAGTTATGAACTTGTATCAATTGATTCAGCATGTTTAGGCTCCATTGATTGGGCTGTATTAGTTGTTGATGAAGCACATAgattaaaatcaaatcaatcaaaattttttagattattgGCATCATATAATAttgcatataaattattattaactggtacaccattacaaaataatcttgaagaattatttcatttattaaattttctttgtcgtgataaatttaatgatttatcaacatttcAAAATGAATTTGCTGATATATCTAAAGAAgaacaagttaaaaaattacatgaaatgTTAGGACCACATATGTTACGTCGTTTAAAAGctgatgtattaaaaaatatgccaAGTAAATCAGAATTTATTGTACGTGTTGAATTATCaccaatgcaaaaaaaatattataaatatattttaacaagaAATTTCGAAGCATTAAATCCCAAGGGTGGTGGACAAcaagtatcattattaaatattatgatggatttaaaaaaatgttgtaatCATCCATATTTATTTCCTGCAGCTTCACAAGAAGCACCAACTGGACCAAATGGTAATTATGAAACAACAGCATTAATTAAAGCTGCTGGTAAACTTGTATTATTAAGTACAATGTTAACAAAATTACGTTTAGATGGTCATcgtgtattaatattttcacaaaTGACAAAAATGTTAGATATACTTGAAGATTATCTTGAGGGTGAAGGttataaatatgaaagaatTGATGGTAATATAACTGGTACACAACGCCAAGAAGCTATTGATAGATTTAATGCACCTGGTGCACaacaatttgtatttttattatcaacacgTGCTGGTGGTCTTGGTATTAATTTAGCAACAGCAGATACTGTGATAATTTATGATTCTGATTGGAATCCACATAATGATATACAAGCATTTTCACGTGCTCATCGTATTGGACAAGCAAATAAAGTTATGATATATCGTTTTGTAACACGTAATTCAGTTGAAGAACGTGTTACACAAGTtgctaaaagaaaaatgatgcTTACACATTTAGTTGTTAGACCTGGTATGGGTGGTAAAGgttcaaatttttcaaaacaagAACTTGATGATATATTACGTTTTGGTActgaagaattatttaaagaagaagaaggtAAAGAAGATGAAGCTATTCATTATGATGAAAAAGCTGTTGCTGAATTATTAGATCGTAGTAAAGAAGGAAttgaacaaaaagaaaattgggcaaatgaatatttaagttCATTTAAAGTTGCATCATATGTTACTAAAGAAGGTGAAATTGAAGAAGAAGCTGATactgaaattattaaacaagaaGCTGAAAATACTGATCCAGCATATTGGATTAAATTATTAAGACATCATTatgaacaacaacaagaagATATTGCTAGAACACTTGGCAAAGGTAAACGTGTtagaaaacaaattaattatagtgATGGTGGTGTTACTGGTGATCAAGGTGCACGTGATGATCAACCATGGCAAGAAAATTTGTCTGATTATAATAGTGATTTTAGTGCACcaagtgatgatgataaagaggATGAcgattttgatgaaaaaggTGATGGAGATTTATTATCAAGACGTAGTAGACGTCGTCTTGAAAGACGTGATGAAAAAGATAGACCATTACCACCACTTTTAGCAAGAGTCAATGGAAATATGgag gtACTTGGATTTAATGCCAGACAAAGAAAagcatttttaaatgcaataatGAGATATGGAATGCCACCACAAGATGCATTTAATTCACAATG GTTGGTGCGAGACCTCAGGGGAAAATCCGAAAAGAACTTCAAGGCCTACGTTTCATTATTTATGCGTCATCTTTGTGAACCTGGTGCTGATAATGCTGAAACATTTGCTGATGGTGTACCACGTGAGGGTTTAAGTCGTCAACATGTATTAACAAGAATTGGTGTCATGTCATTGATACGTAAAAAAGTACAAGAATTTGAACATATTAATGGATATTATTCAATGCCTGAAATGATTCGTAAACCAGTTGAGCCTGTTAAAAATGATGGTACAGCAACAATAGCAGCTGTAGCAGCTggaacaacaataacaacagttACTGGTGATGCTGCATCAACAGCTACTGCTACAACAACAACTGCTTCTGGTGCTGCTAATAGTAATGCAACTACAACAGTTACAAATGCCGTTAGTCCGACAACAgtagcaacaacaacaacaactgtcGTTGCCACAGATGgtacaacaacaactacaacaacagcagcaacagaAACAGCAGgagaaacaacaacaacaactgcaACAGCAGAAACAACAACTACTAGTAGTACTACTACATCTCCAACTACTGTTACATCACCATCAGAAACAACAAATACAACTGAAACTGAATCAAAATCTATAAGTTCTGAGTCTACTGatgataaagaaattaaagaagatgataaagaaaaagaaaaagaaaaattagatattaaagaaataaaagatgaaTCAAAAGATACTAAAGAAATATCTGaaattgttaatgataaacaaaaagacaatgaagaagaaaaaataacagaaaatgaaaattctgaTAAAGATAAAGAACCAGTTGATCTTAAAACTGAAAAACCAATAACAACACCAGCAGAAACAACAATAActctaataaaaaatgatgaaaaatctgATAATGAAACAAAGCCAAAGGTTGAAAATGATGAGGAAGTTGTTATTGTcaaagatgatgaagaagatgcTGAAAATAAAGATACAAAAGATACAAAAGATAAAGATAGCAAAGATAATGAAGTTGATATTAAACCAAaacgtaaatttatgtttaatattGCTGATGGTGGTTTTACTGAATTACATACATTATggttaaatgaagaaaaagctGCAGTGCCAGGACGTGAATATGAAATATGGCATAGAAGACATGATTATTGGTTACTTGCTGGTATTGTAACACATGGTTATGGACGTTGGCAAGATATACAAAATGATATTAgatttgcaataataaatgaaccaTTTAAAATGGATGTTGGTAAAGGTAATTTtttggaaattaaaaataaatttcttgcaagacgttttaaattattagaacAAGCACTTGTTATTGAAGAACAATTAAGAAGAGCAGCATATCTTAATTTAACACAAGATCCAAATCATCCAGCAATGAGTCTTAATGCAAGATTTGCTGAAGTTGAATGTCTTGCTGAATCACATCAACATCTTAGTAAAGAATCACTTGCTGGTAATAAACCAGCAAATGCTGTACTACATAAAGTATTGAATCAATTGGAAGAACTTTTATCAGATATGAAATCTGATGTTAGTCGTTTACCAGCAACATTAGCACGTATACCACCAGTTGCACAACGTTTACAAATGTCTGAACGTTCAATTCTCAGTCGTCTTGCTGCAACAGCACCTGGTGGTGCAACAACACCAACTGGTCAAGCTGCATTATTAGCACAACAATTTCCAGCTGGTTTTTCTGGTGGACAATTACCAGCATCATTTGCTGGTGCAGCTAATTTTAGCAATTTCAGGCCACAGTTCTCGGTACCGGGACAACCCCCACAGGGTTTTACAGGTTCGAAATGA